The genomic region TTCATCACCCCGACCTGACCGTTTCCTACGCCTTCGTCATCGTCAAACTGATGAATCACGCCGCCAAAGGCATCACCAACAAGGATTTCGAACTGGCTCGTAAAATCGAGGAAGTAATCCAGTGGCAGCCCGGCAAGGAAGGCGGCGCTTTGGAGGGCACGCCCGACGATCCTCGCTTCAAATACCTCAAATACGATTAATATCCGGAGGCCGAAAATGAACGAAGACACCATGAACATGGAAATCCGAAAATACCTGAAACAGGTCGGCGTCACCTCCCAGCGCGAGATCGAGCACGCGGTGCAAAAAGCCCTCGAATCCGGGAAAATCAACGGCAACGAATCGTTCGACGTCAAGATGACGCTGGAAGCGCCGGCGCTGGGTTTGGTTCATCATATCGACGGGCATATTGCGCTGGAATGAGGATTGATCCGGTTTACTTGCTGGGATGTTTCTTAGCAGGCTAATCTGACATCGGACAGCAGGGTAATCCGGCCGAAGCTCGCTGCTTTATCATAATAACGGCGGTCGGCGGTTACCAGTGCGGCGCCGGGGGTATTCAGAGCTACCGCGTGGTAGAGCGTATCGAACAAGTGGTGCCGGCAACGGATCGCCAGATCCATCGCCGTGGCGTAAATCTCCGGCTCCTCGGCAAAACGACTTTCGATGGCCAATAAATCGAACAAATCGTCCTGGGCTTCCTTCGGTTTTTCGCGGGCCAGCACCGCCGTCATCTCGGCAATAAAATGCGGAGGCTGTCGCATGCGTATCCTGCCTTCATCGATGCCCGACAGGATCGCTAACGCCAAGCCGCAATCGGCTTCATCCTCTCGGCTCTGGAAAAACCATTTCAGGGCGACGCTGGCATCGACCACGACAATCATGGCCGACCGTCTTCCCGTGCGGCCTGCAGTTCTTCACTGCTCATGGCCGGGGCATGCTTACGCCGTTCCAGGATGCTTGCAATTGCCTCATGACTGCGCTGTTTACGCTGCGCGCGTTCGACGGCTTCGCGCATCAATTCGGCAATAACGGCGCTCTTGTTCTGGCCTTTGTAGGCCTCGTTAAACGCGTCTTTAACGTCATCCGGCACACTGAAATTCACGGTAGCCATCATAGCCTCCTCAGTTGTTGAAAATTTCAACAAATTATCCGCTCTTGCCGGCAGAATAGCAATGCGTCCGCAGACGTAGTGCAATGAAAAAAAATGGGGGCAGACTCTGAGATATCTGAACAAGCCCGCGTCGGACCTACGCGGGCTCGACAGCCTCGCTTCCGGAATTTTCCGCAGATCCGCTTGTTTCAAAGAAGCAAAACGCTCTTTTCCGAACAAAACTTTTCACTCCTCCGGATGCTCGTTGATGTCCAGCCACATCGCGTTGATGATGGCCAGGGCGCAGGCAAGCGCCACGCCTAAAGCCCATGCGAAATACCACATGACACATTCTCCTCAATACAAACCATGCTGATTTTTTCGAATATCCTCGACCGTCACCTTGCCGCGCAACACGCGATAAACCCAGGCCGTGTAGGCCATGACGATAGGCATTAACAGAACGGTTGCGAAGCTCAGCAACAGCAGCGTGTAGCGGCTGGCGCCGGCGTCCCACACGGTCAGACTGCTGGACGGATCGACGCTGGACGGGACGATAAAAGGAAACATCGAACCGCCGGCGGTAAGGATCACGCTGACGACGACTCCGCAACTGACGACGAAGGCGGTGCCGGCATAATGCTTCGCCGAAAAAAAGACGACCAGCCACGATCCGATCAGGGCAAACGCCGGCGCCAGCATCAGCAGCGGGTATTCGCTGTAATTGTCGAACCACAGGCCGGTGGCTTTTTCCACGGTTTTGGCAAGCGGCCTGACAATGGCTTCGGTATCGACCGCCGACGTGATGCGGTAGCCGTGCAGGCTGATCGCGGCCCATAGGCCGGCAATAAAAAAACTCACGGTGAAGACGAGCGCCCCCCAGAAAACGGCGCGCCGGGCGCGTTCGGCAAGCACGGATTCGGTGCGGCAGAGCAGGAACGAGGCGCCGTGCATGCAAAGCAAAGCGACTCCCGTGACCACCGACAGCAACGCGAACGGATTGAACAGTTCCAGGAAACTGCCGGAGTACAGGGAGCGCAAATCTTCGTCGAGCTGAAACGGCAGCCCCTGAATGATGTTGCCGACGGCGAGGCTCAACACCACCGAGGGCACCGCGCCGCCGGCGAACAAAGCCCAGTCCCAGGCACCGCGCCAGCGCGGGCCGGGCAATTTGCTGCGGTAATCGAAGCCGACCGGACGCAGGAACAGGCCGAACAAGAGCACCAGCATGCCGAGATAAAGCCCGGAAAAGACCGTGGCATAGACCAGAGGCCAAGCGCCGAAAGTGAAACCTCCGAGCGTGATCAGCCAGGTCTGGTTGCCTTCCCAGGTGGGGCCGATGGCGTTCAGCATCACCCGCCGTTCTTCATCCGATTTACCGAGAAACGGCAGCAGCATGCCGATGCCGAGATCGAAGCCGTCCATGACGGCAAAACCGCAGACCAACAGGACCAGCACGGCCCACCAGAAGATCCTCAGCGTTTCGTAATCAAACATGACTCACTCCTTCCTGTTCGAAATGATAGCGGCCGGTATGAAGACTGCTCGGTCCCAGGCGCACGTATTTGGTCATCAGAAAAAGCTCGATGACGAGCAACACGGTATAAAAGAGCGTAAATCCGGCAAGGCTCGTATAGAGCTGGCCCGTGCTCACACTGGAAGTGCTCAGATGAGTCGGCAGAATGCCGGCGATGGTCCAGGGCTGCCGTCCGTATTCGGCGACGACCCAGCCGAGTTCGCTGGCGATCCAGGGCAAGGGAATGCCGTAAAACGCCAGGCGCAGAAGCCAGCGTTGTTTGTGCGCGGTCTGTCTGGCGTTGAAATAAAAAGCCGCGGCAAAAATGAACAGCATCGCTACGCCGCAGAACACCATACCCCTGAAGGTCCAGAACATCGGTGCGACTTTGGGTATCGAGCGGCGGGTGGCCGCTTCGATCTGCTCCGGCGTTGCGTCAATGACATTTTCCGTGTAACGCTTTAACAACAGTCCGTAGCCGAGATCAGCCTTGCGCGTTTCAAACTCCGTCCTGGCTTTGATGTCCTGGTGGTTCTGCCTCAATTTTTGCAGATTGTCGTATGCGATCATGCCGTTTTTGATCCGTTCGCGATTGTTGTCGAGTATGTCCTTGATGCCGATGACCGTTTCATCCACCGAACGGGTCGCGATCAGGCCCAGCAGCCAGGGAAATTTGACCGCATAGCGGGTGGTCATGGTTTCTTCGTCGGGAAGGCCGACGATGGTGAAGGAAGCCGGCGGTTCCTCGGATTGCCATTCCGCCTCGATCGTGGCCAGCTTGGCTTTTTGCACTTCGCCCAGGGTATAACCGCTTTCATCGCCCAGCACGATGACCGACAAGATCGATGCCAGGCCGAAACCGGCGGCGACTCTGAAAGACCGCCGGGCAAAAGCGATATCCCTGCCTTTCAACAGATAGTACGCGCTGATGCCGAGCACGAACGTCGAACCGGTGACGTAACCGGCCGCCGCCGTGTGAACGAACTTGACCTGCGCTACCGGATTGAAAAACAGATCGGCGAAGCTGGACAATTCCATGCGCATGGTTTCATAGTTGAATTCCGCCCCGATCGGATGCTGCATCCAGCCGTTGGCGATCAAAATCCAGAGAGCCGACAGGCTGGTTCCGATGGCCAGCAGCCAGGTCACCGTCAAGTGCTGCACTTGGGTGAGACGGTCCCAGCCGAAGAAAAACAATCCGACGAAAGTCGATTCCAGAAAGAACGCCATCAGGCCCTCGATCGCCAGCGGCATGCCGAAAATATCGCCGACGTAATGCGAATAATAGGCCCAGTTGGTGCCGAACTGAAATTCCAGCGTCAGGCCGGTGGTCACTCCCATCGCGAAATTGATGCCGAACAGTTTGCCCCAAAAACGGGTCATGTCTTTGTAAACGATCCGGTCGGTCATCACGTAAACCGATTCCATGATCGCCAGCAAAAACGACAATCCCAGCGTCAGCGGCACGAACAAAAAATGATACATTGCCGTCAGCGCAAACTGGAGACGCGACAACTCGACGATTTCATTGACGATCATTGCGCTCTCTCCCGACCGGATGGTGAAACCATAAGCGGACGATTTTCTCCGAACATTCTGCCGGCCATTATCTCTTCATTGATCGGCGGTTTTTTCCCGGCGAAAAATACCCACCAGAGTCCGCCCAACAATAGAAATTTCACCAGCAAAGCCAGCGAAATTTCCAGGCCGAACGAAAATGAAGGACCGTTCCTGAATCTATGCAACCTACTTTTACAAGAAAACATACGCCCTACCGAAGTTAATAATAATTTCTTCAAACAAAGGCAAGAATCTTGCCAAGGTCTATCCGGTACTGACGGGTAAGGCTTCTTCGCATTAACTGACCGTCTATCCGATAGTAAATTACGAAAATGACAAAAAAGGTTCATTATGATTGCCGGACGCGCCATTTCGCGGCTGCACTCTGCTCCAGAAAGGCGGTCCGGTTCGTTTCAGGCCGATTTTTGCAACGGTTGATTATTACATGACCGGTCGACCGACAAGAACCGAAATGGTGGAAAACCACCCATCTTCATGACAAAAATATCGAAAAATCCCGGACGGCCTTGATGGATCCAATCCTGCCGCCGGCTGCAAGAATGTTGTCAAACAATCGGAATCAGCGGCATATTGGCCTTCTCTGCATCGCCCATTCGATGCCTCTTGCCGCCGAGGTTCGGCCGGTTCAAATTCCTCGGCAGCCGCGCATTTCATGCCGCCGCAAACCGGTTTCTGGAACGCCGGCTCCAGAAATCGGCGGCCAGTTGCTGCGCCTGTTCCCGGGTTTGCGCCTTGCCGAGCAGCTTGAGCGCGACGGCGGCGGTACCCACGACGGAAGCCTCGGCGTATTCGTCGGCGAGCCGGCCTTGCCAGAGCAACGCCAATTGGGAAGGATCCAGGGTTTCCGGCTTGACGTGCCGGTAGTCGAACAGGGCCGGCCAGTTTTCGTCGGATAATTCGCCGTTATGCACGCTTTGCACCAGGCAGTCCATGTCGGGATTGCGTTCGGTTTCGCCGCCCTCGCCTTTCAATACCGCGGCGTGCGGCTGATTCAGCAGCGCGGCGGCCTCTTGATGCACCGGACGGTAACCCGGATGGAAAATGCCCTGAAGACTGTACTCGGCATTGAAGGGATTCAGCAGACGCACCAGCGTATGCACCGGCGAGCGCAGCCCGAGCAACGGGCGCAGTTCGATGATCTCGTGCAGTTTCGGGCAGAACTGGTGCAGCGACAGATAGCTGAAATTCTGTTCGTCCAGTTGCAAGGCCGCTTCGGCGACGGAAGCAGCGCTGCGCAGCCCCAGGTAGGCCAGCATGTCCTGAGTATAAAGCCTGTCCGCCGACGGACCCGGCGCGCCGTGCATGAACACTTTAATGCCGTTTTCCGCCAGCAGCAGAGCCGACAGCAGATACCAGGGCAAATGGCGGCGCTTGCCGGCATAGGAAGACCAATCGAGGTCGACCCGGGCCTGATAAGCCTCAAGCCGGCACGATTCCCGGGCGGCGAGCACGAAACCCGCCAGTTCCTCGGGCGTTTCTTCCTTGACCCGCATCAGCATCAAAAACGCGCCCAGTTGTACCGGCAACACCTCGTCGGCCATGATCATTTTCATGGCCCGATACGCTTCGTCGCGGGTCAGCGGACGGGAACCCTTCTTGCCCTTGCCCAGGATGCGGATGTATTCTGCGAACGGATGTTCGGGCCGGGAAGTTTGCAGATGATGGCTGAAATTCATAAGGTGATCTTGAAATAATGGTCGACGATCAGCGCGGCGAACAGCAAAGTAATGTAGACAATCGAATAACCGAACGTTTTCATGGCGGTCCTATTGTCTTTATGGCGCATCATCAGCACCGCGAACCAAAGAAAAATTGCTCCCAGCAGGACGGCCGATCCCAGATAAACCAGGCCGCTCATGCCGGTCAGATACGGCAAGAGGGTCACGATCAACAGCAAAATGGTATAGAGTAAAATCTGCAGACGGGTAAAGTCGGGGCCGTGCGTGACCGGCAGCATCGGAATGTTGACTTTGGCGTATTCGTCGCGCCGGGCGATGGCCAGCGCCCAGAAATGCGGAGGCGTCCAGACGAAGATGATCAGCATCAGCAACAGCGCGTAAGGATGCACTTCGCCGGTCATCGCGCACCAGCCGAGCAAGGGGGGCGTGGCTCCGAAAGCGCCGCCGATGACGATATTCTGGGGCGTCATGTGCTTCAGATAAACGGTATAGACGATCGCGTAACCGAACAGCGACAGAAAAGTCAGCACCGCGGTCAGGGCATTCACCTTGAGCACCAGCAGCAGCATCGAAGCGACGCCCAGGATTACGGCAAAGGAAAGCACTTTGGCCGAACTTAATGCGCCCTGGGGCAACGGACGGTTTTTGGTGCGCTTCATTTCCGCGTCCGCCTTGCGGTCGATAAAATGGTTGATTGCCGCGGCCGAGGAAGCGGCCAACGCAATGCCGACGACGCTGTAAATCAGGACGTCGAGAGGCGGCATTCCGGGAACGGCAAGGAGCATGCCGACGACCGCAGTAAACAGCATTTCCAGAACCACGTTCGGCTTGCACAGGGTCAGATAATTTTTCCAGGAAAGTTCGGGTGCTAGGGTAGGCATCGTTTTAATTCGTTTCAACTTTCTATTTATCCTTATAGAATACAGTGAACCATGGATTATTGAAATAGTCCCAGACGCTATCATTTTAACGAAGAGGGAGACATGAAACAGCGTTTATTAAGTGCATTACTGCTCGGCCTGCCCGCTCTTGCCGCGGGTTCGGAACCCCGGGTGTCGGAACACATCCTGAAAAACGGGCTGAAAGTTCTGGTCAAGGAAGACCACCGGTCGCCGGTGGCGGTGTCGCAAATCTGGTACAAGGTCGGCTCCAGCTACGAGCCGGGCGGCCTCACCGGCATCTCGCACATGCTCGAGCACATGATGTTCAAAGGAACGGACAAACATCCGCCGGGAGAGTTCTCCCGAATCATCGCCGAAAACGGCGGCCAGGAAAACGCGTTCACCGGCCAGGATTACACGGCTTATTTTCAAACGATGGAGTCATCCAGGCTGGCGGTCAGCTTCGAACTGGAAGCGGACCGCATGCGTCATTTGCACCTGTTGGCCGACGAGCTGAAAAAGGAACTCCAGGTGGTCACCGAAGAGCGGCGGATGCGCACCGACGACAATCCGCAGGCCAAAATGGGCGAATATTTCATGGCGATGGCGTTCACCAACAGTCCTTACAAGCATCCGGTCATCGGCTGGCCGGCCGATATCGCCAATTATACGATCGAAGACCTTCAGGCCTGGTATCAGCGCTGGTACGCCCCGAACAACGCGACGCTGGTCGTGGTCGGCGACGTCCAGGCGAAAGCCGTATTCGACCTGGCCGAACAGTATTTCGCCGAGCTCAAGACCAGCGAAATCAAACCGGTCAAGCCGCAAACCGAAATGCCGCAGCTTGGCCTCCGCAAAATGACGGTCAAGGTTCCGGCCAAACTGCCGTCGATCGTGATGGGCTACAAAGTGCCGTCGCTGACCTCGGTAGAACAGGAATGGGAAGCCTACGCGCTGGAAGTTCTGGCGGGCATCCTCGACGGCGGCAGCAGCGCCCGGCTGAGTTCGGATCTCGTGCGCGGCAAGCAAATCGCCGTCGCGGCGGGAGCCAGCTACAATCTGGCTTCGCGCCTGCCCAGCCTGTTCGAACTGGAAGCCACTCCGGCCGAAGGCAAAACGGTATCCGAACTGGAAACGGAATTAAAGAACGAAATCGCCCGGCTGCAGCGCAAGCCGGTGGACCCCGACGAGTTGCAACGCGTGAAAGCCCAGGTGTCCGCCAACGCCATCTACGAACGCGATTCCAATTTCTATCAGGCCATGCAGCTCGGCATGCTGGAAACGGTCGGCCTGGGCTGGCAAAAAGCCGACGAATACGTCGGGAAAGTCAATCAGGTGACCGCAGAGCAGGTGCTCAAGGTGGCGCAGAAATATCTGATCGACGACCACCTGAACGTGGCCTATCTGGAGCCTCAATCCATCAATGAAAACGCCGCCGGCAACAAGGGAGACAAGTAATGCGTATCAGTCTATTGGGTTTGATCTTGCTGCTGTGCAGCCAGCCGGTTTGGGCGATCGCAAAAATCGAGCATTGGCAAACGAAACAAGGCAGCCGGGTTTATTTCGTGCGCACCGAAAGCTTGCCCCTGGCCGACGTCGTGGTGGTCTTCGACGCCGGCAGCGCAAGGGATGGGAAGCAGTACGGCCTGTCCTCGCTGACGGCGAATCTTCTCGACAGCGGCGCCGGCCAATGGAACGCCGACGACATCGCCCGGCGGTTCGAAAGCGTCGGCGCCGAGTTTAGCGCCGGCATTTCCAACGACATGGCCACGGTGTCGCTGCGGACCTTGACGGAAAAACCTCTGTTCGACAAGGCGTTGACCACTTTACAGGAAATTCTGGCCAAACCCGCATTCAACGAGGAAGATTTTCAACGCGAAAAGAAACGCACCCTGGCCGCCCTGAAGCAACGGGAAGAATCGCCGGCCGAGCTGGCCAACATCGCTTTTTACAAGGCCTTGTACGGCAATCATCCTTATGCCCATCCCGAAGCCGGTGACATCGACACCGTATCGAAGCTGAACGCGAAGGATCTGCGCCGGTTTTATCGGCAGTATTATGTTGCCGCCAATGCCATCGTCGTTATCGTCGGCGATCTGTCCAGAGAGCAGGCCGAACAAACCGCCGGAAAGCTGCTGAGTCATCTTCCCGAAGGTTCGAAACCCGCGCCGCTACCGGACGTGGTCATGCCGGAGAAGGCGCAGACCCTGCACCAGGAGTTTCCCTCCACGCAAACCCACGTTCTGGTGGGACTGCCCGGAATCGACCGAAAGGATCCCGATTTTTTCAGCCTCTATGTCGGCAATCACATCCTCGGCGGCAGTTCCCTGGTTTCAAAGCTTTTTGAAGAAATCCGGGAAAAGCGCGGGCTCGCTTACAGCGCTTCCAGCTCATTCATTCCGATGGTGAAAAAAGGCCCGTTCGTGCTGAGCCTCCAGACCCGCAACGACCAAACGGCCGAGGCGCTGAAGGTTCTCAATCAAA from Methylosarcina fibrata AML-C10 harbors:
- a CDS encoding type II toxin-antitoxin system VapC family toxin, producing the protein MIVVVDASVALKWFFQSREDEADCGLALAILSGIDEGRIRMRQPPHFIAEMTAVLAREKPKEAQDDLFDLLAIESRFAEEPEIYATAMDLAIRCRHHLFDTLYHAVALNTPGAALVTADRRYYDKAASFGRITLLSDVRLAC
- a CDS encoding 4a-hydroxytetrahydrobiopterin dehydratase gives rise to the protein MGWRERKHEDTYSDAEVEERLKEELPHWYLENGWIRRKYKTSGWKATLMVVNTIGHLAEAAFHHPDLTVSYAFVIVKLMNHAAKGITNKDFELARKIEEVIQWQPGKEGGALEGTPDDPRFKYLKYD
- a CDS encoding DUF6494 family protein; this translates as MNEDTMNMEIRKYLKQVGVTSQREIEHAVQKALESGKINGNESFDVKMTLEAPALGLVHHIDGHIALE
- a CDS encoding cytochrome ubiquinol oxidase subunit I, yielding MIVNEIVELSRLQFALTAMYHFLFVPLTLGLSFLLAIMESVYVMTDRIVYKDMTRFWGKLFGINFAMGVTTGLTLEFQFGTNWAYYSHYVGDIFGMPLAIEGLMAFFLESTFVGLFFFGWDRLTQVQHLTVTWLLAIGTSLSALWILIANGWMQHPIGAEFNYETMRMELSSFADLFFNPVAQVKFVHTAAAGYVTGSTFVLGISAYYLLKGRDIAFARRSFRVAAGFGLASILSVIVLGDESGYTLGEVQKAKLATIEAEWQSEEPPASFTIVGLPDEETMTTRYAVKFPWLLGLIATRSVDETVIGIKDILDNNRERIKNGMIAYDNLQKLRQNHQDIKARTEFETRKADLGYGLLLKRYTENVIDATPEQIEAATRRSIPKVAPMFWTFRGMVFCGVAMLFIFAAAFYFNARQTAHKQRWLLRLAFYGIPLPWIASELGWVVAEYGRQPWTIAGILPTHLSTSSVSTGQLYTSLAGFTLFYTVLLVIELFLMTKYVRLGPSSLHTGRYHFEQEGVSHV
- the cydB gene encoding cytochrome d ubiquinol oxidase subunit II, which gives rise to MFDYETLRIFWWAVLVLLVCGFAVMDGFDLGIGMLLPFLGKSDEERRVMLNAIGPTWEGNQTWLITLGGFTFGAWPLVYATVFSGLYLGMLVLLFGLFLRPVGFDYRSKLPGPRWRGAWDWALFAGGAVPSVVLSLAVGNIIQGLPFQLDEDLRSLYSGSFLELFNPFALLSVVTGVALLCMHGASFLLCRTESVLAERARRAVFWGALVFTVSFFIAGLWAAISLHGYRITSAVDTEAIVRPLAKTVEKATGLWFDNYSEYPLLMLAPAFALIGSWLVVFFSAKHYAGTAFVVSCGVVVSVILTAGGSMFPFIVPSSVDPSSSLTVWDAGASRYTLLLLSFATVLLMPIVMAYTAWVYRVLRGKVTVEDIRKNQHGLY
- the cydX gene encoding cytochrome bd-I oxidase subunit CydX, yielding MWYFAWALGVALACALAIINAMWLDINEHPEE
- the cydP gene encoding cytochrome oxidase putative small subunit CydP; the protein is MARPAIIMNLFCHFRNLLSDRRSVNAKKPYPSVPDRPWQDSCLCLKKLLLTSVGRMFSCKSRLHRFRNGPSFSFGLEISLALLVKFLLLGGLWWVFFAGKKPPINEEIMAGRMFGENRPLMVSPSGRERAQ
- a CDS encoding M16 family metallopeptidase gives rise to the protein MRISLLGLILLLCSQPVWAIAKIEHWQTKQGSRVYFVRTESLPLADVVVVFDAGSARDGKQYGLSSLTANLLDSGAGQWNADDIARRFESVGAEFSAGISNDMATVSLRTLTEKPLFDKALTTLQEILAKPAFNEEDFQREKKRTLAALKQREESPAELANIAFYKALYGNHPYAHPEAGDIDTVSKLNAKDLRRFYRQYYVAANAIVVIVGDLSREQAEQTAGKLLSHLPEGSKPAPLPDVVMPEKAQTLHQEFPSTQTHVLVGLPGIDRKDPDFFSLYVGNHILGGSSLVSKLFEEIREKRGLAYSASSSFIPMVKKGPFVLSLQTRNDQTAEALKVLNQTLTDFIKKGPTEEELSAAKKNITGGFAMRFDTNKKLANTVAMIGFHQLPLDYLDTFQQKVEQVTAPSVAEAFQRHIDLNRLQTVTVGDSTKAEGEK
- a CDS encoding glycosyl transferase family protein; protein product: MNFSHHLQTSRPEHPFAEYIRILGKGKKGSRPLTRDEAYRAMKMIMADEVLPVQLGAFLMLMRVKEETPEELAGFVLAARESCRLEAYQARVDLDWSSYAGKRRHLPWYLLSALLLAENGIKVFMHGAPGPSADRLYTQDMLAYLGLRSAASVAEAALQLDEQNFSYLSLHQFCPKLHEIIELRPLLGLRSPVHTLVRLLNPFNAEYSLQGIFHPGYRPVHQEAAALLNQPHAAVLKGEGGETERNPDMDCLVQSVHNGELSDENWPALFDYRHVKPETLDPSQLALLWQGRLADEYAEASVVGTAAVALKLLGKAQTREQAQQLAADFWSRRSRNRFAAA
- the cyoE gene encoding heme o synthase yields the protein MPTLAPELSWKNYLTLCKPNVVLEMLFTAVVGMLLAVPGMPPLDVLIYSVVGIALAASSAAAINHFIDRKADAEMKRTKNRPLPQGALSSAKVLSFAVILGVASMLLLVLKVNALTAVLTFLSLFGYAIVYTVYLKHMTPQNIVIGGAFGATPPLLGWCAMTGEVHPYALLLMLIIFVWTPPHFWALAIARRDEYAKVNIPMLPVTHGPDFTRLQILLYTILLLIVTLLPYLTGMSGLVYLGSAVLLGAIFLWFAVLMMRHKDNRTAMKTFGYSIVYITLLFAALIVDHYFKITL
- a CDS encoding M16 family metallopeptidase, producing MKQRLLSALLLGLPALAAGSEPRVSEHILKNGLKVLVKEDHRSPVAVSQIWYKVGSSYEPGGLTGISHMLEHMMFKGTDKHPPGEFSRIIAENGGQENAFTGQDYTAYFQTMESSRLAVSFELEADRMRHLHLLADELKKELQVVTEERRMRTDDNPQAKMGEYFMAMAFTNSPYKHPVIGWPADIANYTIEDLQAWYQRWYAPNNATLVVVGDVQAKAVFDLAEQYFAELKTSEIKPVKPQTEMPQLGLRKMTVKVPAKLPSIVMGYKVPSLTSVEQEWEAYALEVLAGILDGGSSARLSSDLVRGKQIAVAAGASYNLASRLPSLFELEATPAEGKTVSELETELKNEIARLQRKPVDPDELQRVKAQVSANAIYERDSNFYQAMQLGMLETVGLGWQKADEYVGKVNQVTAEQVLKVAQKYLIDDHLNVAYLEPQSINENAAGNKGDK